From the genome of Niabella agricola, one region includes:
- a CDS encoding Rossmann-like and DUF2520 domain-containing protein has product MNIVMIGSGNVAAVLGRKLLKAGHVIQQIYGRNAAAASELAYEWNTESTNYTSLIVKTADVYLVAVTDSAIATIAADLRLKGKIVAHTAAAVPMEVLKDVSVNYGVFYPLQSLRKQQDHLPELTMYTEASNAETKKVLDQLAASITNNPVYPADLDRRSRLHVAAVFASNFTNYLFDLAESFCKKEGIAFSELLPLIRNTVERLEQESPSQMQTGPAARKDLDTIHKHQELLKEYPEHLMVYNFLTEALMKH; this is encoded by the coding sequence ATGAATATTGTTATGATCGGGTCGGGAAATGTAGCAGCGGTACTTGGACGAAAATTGCTAAAAGCAGGACATGTGATCCAGCAGATCTACGGACGCAATGCGGCGGCTGCCTCGGAACTTGCCTACGAATGGAATACAGAATCGACCAACTATACCAGCCTTATTGTAAAAACGGCAGATGTGTACCTCGTTGCAGTTACAGATTCCGCCATTGCAACAATTGCAGCGGACCTGCGGCTGAAGGGCAAAATTGTGGCACATACAGCTGCTGCCGTACCCATGGAAGTATTAAAGGATGTTTCCGTTAATTATGGTGTTTTTTACCCCTTGCAAAGCCTGCGCAAACAGCAGGATCATCTTCCGGAGCTGACCATGTATACGGAGGCTTCAAATGCGGAAACAAAAAAGGTATTGGATCAGTTGGCGGCCTCCATTACCAACAACCCGGTATACCCGGCTGACCTCGACAGGCGGTCGCGGTTGCATGTGGCAGCCGTGTTTGCCAGTAATTTTACCAATTACCTGTTTGACCTGGCGGAGTCGTTTTGCAAAAAAGAAGGGATTGCTTTTAGCGAATTGCTACCGTTGATCCGTAATACGGTGGAACGGCTGGAACAGGAATCGCCTTCGCAAATGCAAACAGGGCCTGCTGCGCGAAAAGACCTGGATACGATTCATAAACATCAGGAACTTTTGAAAGAATACCCGGAGCATCTGATGGTATATAATTTTTTGACGGAGGCGTTGATGAAGCATTGA
- a CDS encoding Maf family protein has protein sequence MTVNRIILASSSPRRKQILEWADIPFVIHTKEIDESFNPALDLQAAVADVARRKAQAVLEAAPAGTIVLAADTVVVLDNQVIGKPKNREDAIEILSRLQDRTHQVMTGVALVKGPQECLFSDITEVTFHPLTQQQICFYIDQYQPFDKAGAYAIQEWIGVVGIKHINGDFYNVMGLPVSRILQEIRKLQYPLAEDG, from the coding sequence ATGACAGTCAACCGCATCATCCTTGCATCCTCATCGCCCCGCCGGAAACAGATACTCGAATGGGCCGATATCCCGTTTGTGATTCATACCAAAGAAATTGATGAAAGCTTTAACCCCGCACTGGATCTGCAGGCAGCGGTTGCGGATGTAGCCCGGCGGAAAGCTCAGGCCGTTCTGGAAGCTGCTCCTGCCGGCACGATTGTACTGGCGGCGGATACGGTAGTAGTATTAGACAACCAGGTGATCGGAAAGCCCAAAAACAGGGAAGATGCGATTGAAATCCTAAGCCGCCTGCAGGATCGCACCCACCAGGTAATGACCGGGGTGGCCCTCGTAAAAGGACCACAGGAATGCCTTTTTTCCGATATCACGGAAGTTACTTTTCACCCGTTAACGCAGCAGCAGATCTGCTTTTATATAGATCAGTACCAGCCTTTTGACAAGGCAGGTGCCTATGCCATCCAGGAATGGATCGGTGTAGTGGGCATTAAACATATCAACGGGGATTTTTATAATGTAATGGGATTGCCTGTGAGCAGAATATTACAGGAAATACGTAAATTGCAGTACCCACTTGCAGAAGACGGGTAA
- a CDS encoding KdsC family phosphatase encodes MNLLQRFQQIKAFVFDVDGVLTNGDLLVLESGEMARVMYVKDGYALQLAIKQGYTILVVSGSAPSAVLGRLNKLGIREVYFEIKDKQVFIRKWIEEQHLAPESVLFMGDDIPDLPVFDEVGLSACPADAVPEIQQKAIFVSGYTGGRGCVREVIEKVLRSNDHWGNDAQVAST; translated from the coding sequence ATGAACCTATTGCAGCGATTTCAGCAAATCAAGGCCTTTGTTTTTGATGTGGACGGCGTACTAACGAATGGCGACCTGCTGGTGCTGGAAAGCGGTGAAATGGCCCGTGTGATGTACGTAAAAGACGGCTATGCCCTGCAGCTGGCCATCAAGCAGGGATATACCATTCTTGTGGTTTCAGGATCTGCACCTTCGGCGGTGCTCGGTCGTTTGAACAAACTAGGTATCCGCGAGGTTTATTTTGAGATCAAAGACAAACAGGTTTTTATCCGGAAATGGATCGAAGAACAGCATCTGGCGCCCGAATCGGTACTGTTTATGGGGGATGATATCCCAGACCTGCCGGTATTTGATGAAGTGGGTTTGTCTGCCTGCCCGGCAGATGCGGTGCCTGAAATACAGCAAAAAGCCATTTTTGTTTCGGGTTATACCGGGGGCAGAGGGTGCGTGCGGGAGGTGATTGAGAAAGTTTTGCGCAGCAATGATCATTGGGGAAACGATGCCCAGGTTGCTTCTACTTAA
- a CDS encoding geranylgeranylglycerol-phosphate geranylgeranyltransferase: protein MKKVAAFLKLVRYPNLIFIALTQGMFQYCIYHPIYRNRIPEGDGRQFLMLVLASVFIAAAGNIINDYFDMNIDRINKPQKMVIGKYINRRWALVWHLALSVLGVALTAIAVNPFSRWYLVVANIACVLLLWFYSVKFKKEILIGNVVISLLTAWTIMIIFLSKFSFSDAFGNGHPGQLKLFRFAVLYAGFAFIISLVREAIKDVEDIAGDQKYGCNTMPIAWGVNATKVYVAVWLTLLIALLLVVQFYILQLGWWPGVVYCVILILLPAGYLFRKLITAGTPAAYHYLSMVTKGLMLTGILSMGIFYFYL, encoded by the coding sequence ATGAAGAAGGTCGCTGCATTTTTAAAGCTGGTACGTTATCCGAATCTTATTTTTATAGCGCTGACACAGGGGATGTTTCAGTATTGCATTTATCATCCCATTTACCGCAATCGGATTCCCGAGGGAGATGGCAGGCAGTTCCTGATGCTGGTACTGGCCTCTGTATTTATTGCCGCAGCGGGAAATATCATCAATGACTATTTTGATATGAATATCGACCGGATCAACAAACCGCAGAAAATGGTCATTGGTAAATATATTAACCGCAGATGGGCATTGGTCTGGCACCTCGCGCTGAGCGTGCTTGGAGTGGCATTGACGGCTATTGCTGTAAACCCGTTTTCGAGATGGTACCTGGTAGTTGCCAACATAGCCTGTGTATTGCTGCTGTGGTTCTATTCCGTAAAATTTAAAAAGGAAATCCTGATTGGTAATGTCGTCATTTCCTTGCTGACAGCCTGGACAATCATGATCATCTTTCTTTCTAAATTTTCCTTTTCTGATGCTTTTGGGAACGGACATCCCGGCCAGCTGAAACTGTTTCGCTTTGCAGTATTATATGCCGGTTTTGCCTTTATTATTTCGCTGGTACGGGAAGCGATAAAAGATGTGGAAGATATAGCCGGCGATCAAAAATATGGGTGTAATACCATGCCGATTGCCTGGGGGGTAAACGCGACCAAGGTGTATGTTGCCGTATGGCTGACCCTGCTGATCGCATTGCTGCTGGTGGTGCAGTTTTATATCCTGCAGCTGGGGTGGTGGCCGGGAGTGGTTTATTGTGTAATACTGATCCTGTTGCCGGCCGGTTACCTGTTCCGGAAACTGATAACCGCAGGTACACCGGCAGCCTACCATTACCTGAGTATGGTAACCAAAGGGCTAATGCTGACGGGAATTTTATCGATGGGTATCTTTTATTTTTATTTGTAG